From Chitinivibrio alkaliphilus ACht1, one genomic window encodes:
- a CDS encoding formylglycine-generating enzyme family protein, translated as MLYCNALSRNDGLDTVYSYSSIVGPPGSGVTNLKDLEIDHTANGYYLPTSVQWEYAVRGGTTDTWFWGNDSTDADAYAWYWDNSDIVDGRTTHPVGQKKSNEFGLYDMAGNVWEWCEAGSRQSLRIIRGGSFDFSVGNMKSSYLNEVLPVSCKNRFGFRVVKGGRPESQ; from the coding sequence ATAGCTACAGCAGTATCGTTGGCCCTCCCGGAAGTGGAGTGACAAATCTTAAAGATCTTGAAATAGACCATACTGCAAACGGGTATTATCTCCCAACCAGTGTTCAGTGGGAATATGCCGTGCGTGGTGGAACGACCGACACCTGGTTCTGGGGTAATGACTCCACCGATGCAGATGCCTATGCCTGGTACTGGGATAACAGCGATATCGTGGACGGTCGTACAACCCATCCCGTAGGTCAAAAAAAGTCCAATGAATTTGGGCTCTATGATATGGCGGGGAATGTGTGGGAGTGGTGTGAGGCTGGCTCGAGGCAGAGCCTACGGATCATTCGGGGCGGTAGCTTTGACTTCAGTGTCGGAAACATGAAGTCTTCCTACCTCAACGAGGTCCTCCCAGTTAGTTGCAAAAACCGTTTCGGTTTTCGCGTTGTTAAGGGTGGCCGCCCTGAATCCCAGTGA